A single Amphiprion ocellaris isolate individual 3 ecotype Okinawa chromosome 15, ASM2253959v1, whole genome shotgun sequence DNA region contains:
- the edn1 gene encoding endothelin-1: MDLYVFISVLSVMFPWISCTALPAPVADAPTASTGNLRHRVRNKRCSCATFLDKECVYFCHLDIIWVNTPERVVSYGLGNAPRTRRALADSMATSGAPRCRCLRGNDATCGTFCGNRNLRRYDSTEIRSPEGRQQPAADSIRRLAGNRVSPVAQKTRLLLEKWRVRQRHRVRAWEGHGSAS, from the exons ATGGATCTATACGTTTTTATTTCCGTGCTATCAGTGATGTTCCCATGGATTTCCTGCACAG CTCTACCGGCTCCGGTCGCAGACGCACCGACCGCCTCCACCGGCAACCTGCGGCACCGAGTGCGGAACAAGCGCTGCTCCTGCGCCACTTTCCTGGACAAGGAGTGCGTGTACTTCTGCCACCTGGACATTATATGGGTCAACACACCTGA GCGCGTGGTCTCCTACGGACTGGGCAACGCGCCGCGGACGAGGCGCGCACTCGCGGACTCCATGGCAACCAGCGGAGCCCCGCGCTGCCGGTGTCTGCGGGGAAACGACGCCACATGCGGGACTTTCTGCGGGAATAGAAACCTGCGCAG GTATGATTCCACAGAGATCCGATCCCCGGAGGGCAGACAGCAGCCGGCAGCGGACAGCATCAGGAG GCTGGCCGGTAACCGGGTGTCGCCGGTAGCGCAGAAAACCCGCCTGCTGCTGGAGAAGTGGAGGGTGAGACAACGGCACCGAGTCAGAGCCTGGGAGGGTCACGGCTCGGCCTCCTAG